In one Streptomyces sp. NBC_01241 genomic region, the following are encoded:
- a CDS encoding aspartate aminotransferase family protein — protein sequence MTPHAPHAPHVDPAAGAAVKAADRAHVFHSWSAQGLIDPLAVAGAEGAYFWDYDGNRYLDFTSGLVYTNIGYQHPTVVAAIQEQAGKLATFAPAFAIEARSEAARLIAERTPGDLDKIFFTNGGAEAVENAVRMARLHTGRTKVLSAYRSYHGATSTAINLTGDPRRWPSDNGSAGVVRFWAPFLYRSPFHAETEAEECARALQHLEDTLAFEGAATIAAIILETIPGTAGIMTPPPGYLAGVREICDRYGIVFILDEVMAGFGRTGTWFAADHFDVVPDLMTFAKGVNSGYVPLGGVAISAEIAATFETRAYPGGLTYSGHPLACAAAVATIHVMEDEKVIENAAHIGETVLGPGLRELAERHPSVGEVRGLGAFWALDLVRNKETREPLVPYNAAGEANAPMAAFGAAAKKNGLWPFINMNRTHAVPACNITEAEAKEGLAALDAALSVADEHTV from the coding sequence ATGACCCCTCATGCCCCGCATGCCCCGCATGTCGACCCCGCTGCCGGTGCGGCCGTGAAGGCCGCCGACCGCGCGCACGTGTTCCACTCCTGGTCCGCCCAGGGCCTGATCGATCCGCTCGCCGTCGCCGGCGCCGAGGGGGCGTACTTCTGGGACTACGACGGCAACCGCTACCTGGACTTCACCAGCGGCCTCGTCTACACCAACATCGGCTACCAGCACCCCACCGTCGTCGCCGCGATCCAGGAGCAGGCGGGCAAACTCGCCACCTTCGCTCCCGCGTTCGCGATCGAGGCGCGCTCCGAGGCCGCGCGCCTCATCGCCGAGCGCACCCCCGGTGACCTGGACAAGATCTTCTTCACCAACGGCGGCGCGGAAGCCGTGGAGAACGCCGTCCGGATGGCCCGGCTGCACACCGGCCGTACGAAGGTGCTCTCCGCCTACCGCTCGTACCACGGCGCCACCTCCACCGCGATCAACCTGACCGGCGACCCGCGACGCTGGCCGTCCGACAACGGCTCGGCGGGAGTCGTCCGCTTCTGGGCGCCGTTCCTCTACCGCTCGCCGTTCCACGCCGAGACCGAGGCCGAGGAGTGCGCCCGCGCGCTCCAGCACCTGGAGGACACCCTCGCCTTCGAGGGTGCCGCCACCATCGCCGCGATCATCCTGGAGACGATCCCCGGCACGGCGGGCATCATGACGCCGCCGCCCGGCTACCTCGCGGGCGTGCGCGAGATCTGCGACCGGTACGGGATCGTCTTCATCCTCGACGAGGTGATGGCCGGATTCGGGCGCACCGGCACGTGGTTCGCCGCCGACCACTTCGACGTGGTGCCGGACCTGATGACCTTCGCCAAGGGCGTCAACTCCGGTTACGTACCGCTCGGCGGCGTCGCCATCTCCGCCGAGATCGCCGCCACGTTCGAGACCCGCGCCTACCCGGGCGGACTGACCTACTCCGGCCACCCGCTGGCTTGCGCGGCCGCGGTCGCCACCATTCACGTGATGGAGGACGAGAAGGTCATCGAGAACGCCGCCCACATCGGCGAGACGGTCCTCGGCCCCGGCCTGCGCGAGCTCGCCGAGCGCCACCCGTCGGTCGGCGAGGTCCGCGGCCTCGGTGCCTTCTGGGCGCTGGACCTGGTCCGCAACAAGGAGACCCGCGAGCCGCTGGTCCCGTACAACGCGGCGGGCGAGGCCAACGCGCCGATGGCGGCCTTCGGCGCGGCGGCGAAGAAGAACGGCCTGTGGCCGTTCATCAACATGAACCGCACCCACGCCGTTCCGGCCTGCAACATCACCGAGGCCGAGGCCAAGGAGGGCCTCGCGGCTCTCGACGCGGCACTGTCGGTCGCGGACGAGCACACGGTGTAG
- a CDS encoding aspartate-semialdehyde dehydrogenase — protein sequence MTAGRPSLAVVGATGAIGGVMLQILSQHADVWGEVKLIASPRSAGRKLVVRGEESEVLELAEDVFDGVDVALFLVPDDVSAQWAPIAAAKGAVVIDDSAAFRLDADVPLVVPEINPHAVRIRPRGIVASPNCTTLSLIVAVGALHAEFGVRELVVSSYQAVSGAGRDGVAALREQLSMVAGTELGTKPGDVRRAVGDAGGSPFAAPVALNVVPWAGTEAGDGWSSEELAIREECRKILDLPSLRVAATCVYVPVIATHSMSVHARFENEIAVDRAHEILATAPGVVLYDSPAAGDFPTPSDVVGTDPTWVGRVRRSLDDPRGLELFVCGDNLRKGAALNVAQIAESVAAEFPRS from the coding sequence ATGACCGCGGGCCGTCCTTCGCTCGCGGTGGTCGGAGCGACCGGGGCGATCGGCGGCGTCATGCTCCAGATCCTTTCGCAGCACGCGGATGTCTGGGGCGAGGTGAAGCTGATCGCCTCGCCGCGTTCGGCCGGCCGCAAGCTGGTCGTACGCGGCGAGGAGAGCGAAGTCCTCGAACTCGCCGAGGACGTCTTCGACGGTGTCGACGTGGCGCTGTTCCTGGTGCCCGACGACGTCTCCGCGCAGTGGGCGCCGATCGCCGCCGCCAAGGGCGCGGTCGTGATCGACGACTCCGCCGCGTTCCGGCTGGACGCGGACGTTCCGCTGGTCGTGCCCGAGATCAATCCGCATGCCGTACGGATCAGGCCGCGCGGCATCGTCGCGAGCCCGAACTGCACGACGCTCTCGCTGATCGTCGCGGTCGGCGCGCTGCACGCCGAATTCGGCGTGCGGGAACTGGTCGTCTCCTCGTACCAGGCGGTGAGCGGGGCGGGCCGCGACGGCGTTGCGGCGCTGCGCGAACAGCTGTCGATGGTGGCCGGTACGGAGTTGGGCACGAAGCCCGGAGACGTACGGCGGGCCGTGGGCGACGCCGGAGGCAGCCCCTTTGCCGCACCGGTGGCCCTCAACGTGGTGCCCTGGGCCGGGACCGAGGCCGGTGACGGCTGGTCGTCGGAGGAACTGGCGATCCGTGAGGAGTGCCGCAAGATCCTGGATCTGCCGAGCCTGCGGGTGGCGGCGACGTGTGTGTACGTACCCGTGATCGCGACGCACTCGATGTCCGTGCACGCGCGGTTCGAGAACGAGATCGCGGTCGACCGGGCCCACGAGATCCTGGCGACGGCCCCGGGCGTGGTGCTGTACGACAGTCCGGCGGCGGGGGACTTCCCGACACCGTCCGACGTCGTGGGCACCGATCCGACCTGGGTCGGACGGGTGCGCAGGTCGCTGGACGATCCCCGGGGTCTGGAACTGTTCGTCTGCGGCGACAACCTCCGCAAGGGCGCGGCGCTGAACGTGGCGCAGATCGCCGAATCGGTGGCCGCCGAATTCCCTCGGTCCTGA
- a CDS encoding SigE family RNA polymerase sigma factor codes for MPVIAPMPAARPARLPSQREGAEEGVAAGTTVDHLTETYRAHYRSLLGLAALLLDDTASCEDVVQEAFIRVHSARNRVREPEKTLAYLRQTVVNLSRSALRRRILGLKLLSKPMPDMASAEEGAYDQLERDALIKAMRGLQRRQREVLVLRYFADMTEAQVAETLGISLGSVKAYGSRGIAALRVVMEAQV; via the coding sequence ATGCCGGTGATCGCGCCCATGCCCGCGGCGCGTCCCGCACGGCTGCCGTCGCAGCGCGAGGGCGCTGAGGAGGGCGTGGCTGCCGGAACCACGGTCGACCATCTCACCGAGACCTACCGCGCCCACTACCGTTCGCTGCTCGGCCTCGCGGCTCTGCTCCTGGACGACACCGCCTCGTGTGAGGACGTCGTGCAGGAGGCGTTCATCCGCGTGCACTCGGCGCGGAACCGGGTACGGGAACCCGAGAAGACACTCGCGTATCTGCGCCAGACCGTCGTCAACCTGTCGCGCTCGGCGCTGCGCCGCCGCATCCTCGGGCTGAAGCTGCTCTCCAAGCCCATGCCGGACATGGCGAGCGCGGAGGAGGGCGCGTACGACCAACTGGAGCGGGACGCGCTGATCAAGGCGATGCGGGGGCTGCAACGGCGCCAGCGGGAGGTTCTGGTGCTGCGTTACTTCGCGGACATGACGGAGGCTCAGGTGGCCGAGACACTGGGCATATCCCTGGGCTCGGTCAAGGCCTACGGCTCGCGTGGGATCGCGGCGCTGCGCGTCGTGATGGAGGCGCAGGTATGA
- a CDS encoding YbaB/EbfC family nucleoid-associated protein — protein MIPGGGQPNMQQLLQQAQKMQQELAAAQEELARTEVEGQAGGGLVKATVTGSGELRALVIDPKAVDPEDTETLADLVVAAVQAANENAQQLQQQKLGPLTQGLGGMPGLPF, from the coding sequence GTGATTCCCGGTGGTGGTCAGCCCAATATGCAGCAGCTGCTGCAGCAGGCCCAGAAGATGCAGCAGGAACTCGCGGCGGCCCAGGAGGAACTGGCCAGGACCGAGGTCGAGGGTCAGGCGGGTGGCGGTCTGGTGAAGGCGACCGTGACCGGCTCCGGCGAGCTCCGGGCCCTGGTGATCGACCCGAAGGCCGTCGACCCGGAGGACACCGAGACGCTCGCGGACCTCGTCGTCGCCGCCGTACAGGCGGCGAACGAGAACGCGCAGCAGCTTCAGCAGCAGAAGCTCGGCCCGCTGACCCAGGGGCTCGGCGGTATGCCCGGTCTCCCCTTCTGA
- a CDS encoding MarR family winged helix-turn-helix transcriptional regulator yields the protein MSRAQQDSLSRTALGIFHLNGHFLAVSQKLARPAGLTAAWWQVLGAVLAEPLPVSGIARAMGITRQSVQRIADLLVGKGLAEYVPNPAHQRAKLLRPTEEGRAAISRIGPGHAEFAARLAEELGEAEFAETVRVLERLSAAVETVRAAGVSSSSGA from the coding sequence GTGAGCCGCGCGCAGCAGGACTCGCTCAGCCGGACCGCGCTCGGCATCTTCCACCTGAACGGCCATTTTCTGGCGGTGTCGCAGAAGTTGGCCAGGCCGGCCGGGCTGACCGCAGCGTGGTGGCAGGTCCTCGGGGCGGTGCTGGCCGAGCCGTTGCCCGTGTCCGGGATCGCCCGCGCCATGGGGATCACACGGCAGAGCGTGCAGCGGATCGCGGATCTGCTCGTGGGGAAGGGACTTGCGGAGTACGTACCGAATCCGGCCCACCAGCGCGCGAAGCTGCTCCGCCCCACGGAGGAGGGCCGGGCAGCCATATCCCGGATCGGCCCCGGCCACGCGGAGTTCGCGGCGCGGCTGGCGGAGGAACTGGGGGAGGCGGAGTTCGCGGAGACGGTACGGGTGCTGGAGCGGTTGTCCGCGGCGGTGGAAACGGTGAGGGCGGCAGGCGTTTCCAGCTCGTCCGGCGCCTGA
- a CDS encoding aspartate kinase: protein MGLVVQKYGGSSVADAEGIKRVAKRIVDAKKNGNQVVVVVSAMGDTTDELIDLAGQVSPIPAGREFDMLLTAGERISMALLAMAIKNLGHEAQSFTGSQAGVITDSVHNKARIIDVTPGRIRTALDEGNIAIVAGFQGVSQDKKDITTLGRGGSDTTAVALAAALDAEVCEIYTDVDGVFTADPRVVKKARKIDWISFEDMLELAASGSKVLLHRCVEYARRYNIPIHVRSSFSGLRGTWVSNEPQGDQKVEHAIISGVAHDVSEAKITVVGVPDKPGEAAAIFRTIANAEVNIDMVVQNVSAASTGLTDISFTLPKAEGRKAIDALERNRGTIGFESLRYDDQIAKISLVGAGMKTNPGVTAAFFEALSDAGVNIELISTSEIRISVVTRADDVIEAVRAVHTAFGLDSDSDEAVVYGGTGR, encoded by the coding sequence GTGGGCCTTGTCGTGCAGAAGTACGGAGGCTCCTCCGTAGCCGATGCCGAAGGCATCAAGCGCGTCGCCAAGCGAATCGTCGATGCCAAGAAGAACGGCAACCAGGTGGTTGTCGTGGTGTCAGCGATGGGCGACACGACGGACGAGTTGATCGATCTCGCTGGGCAGGTATCCCCGATCCCTGCCGGGCGTGAGTTCGACATGCTGCTGACCGCCGGAGAGCGGATCTCCATGGCCCTGCTGGCGATGGCGATCAAAAACCTGGGCCACGAGGCCCAGTCGTTCACGGGCAGCCAGGCAGGCGTCATCACCGACTCGGTCCACAACAAAGCGCGCATCATCGATGTGACGCCGGGCCGTATCCGTACGGCGCTGGACGAGGGGAACATCGCGATCGTCGCGGGGTTCCAGGGTGTGTCCCAGGACAAGAAGGACATCACCACGCTCGGCCGCGGCGGGTCCGACACCACCGCCGTCGCGCTCGCGGCCGCGCTGGATGCCGAGGTCTGTGAGATCTACACCGATGTGGACGGTGTCTTCACCGCCGACCCGCGGGTCGTGAAGAAGGCCCGGAAGATCGACTGGATCTCCTTCGAGGACATGCTGGAGCTGGCCGCGTCCGGCTCCAAGGTGCTGCTGCACCGGTGCGTGGAGTACGCACGCCGTTACAACATCCCGATCCACGTCCGCTCGTCCTTCTCCGGACTGCGCGGAACCTGGGTCAGCAACGAGCCGCAAGGGGACCAGAAGGTGGAGCACGCGATCATCTCCGGAGTCGCCCATGACGTCTCCGAGGCCAAGATCACCGTCGTCGGCGTACCCGACAAGCCGGGCGAGGCCGCCGCGATCTTCCGCACCATCGCGAACGCGGAGGTCAACATCGACATGGTGGTGCAGAACGTCTCCGCCGCGTCGACCGGTCTGACCGACATCTCGTTCACGCTGCCGAAGGCCGAGGGCCGCAAGGCCATCGACGCCCTGGAGCGCAACCGCGGCACCATCGGCTTCGAGTCGCTGCGCTACGACGACCAGATCGCGAAGATCTCCCTGGTCGGCGCGGGCATGAAGACCAACCCGGGTGTCACGGCGGCCTTCTTCGAGGCGCTCTCGGACGCCGGGGTGAACATCGAGCTGATCTCGACATCCGAGATCCGCATCTCGGTCGTCACCCGCGCCGATGATGTCATCGAGGCCGTGCGCGCCGTACACACCGCCTTCGGTCTCGACAGCGATTCCGACGAGGCCGTCGTCTACGGGGGCACCGGCCGATGA
- a CDS encoding GntR family transcriptional regulator, whose protein sequence is MRASGAVTRSTLRQQIADALRDEVLAGRLRPGREFTVKQIAEQYGVSATPVREALFDLSAQGLLESDQHRGFRVREFTVADYRSMVEARTLVIDGVIRGLFCGPVLSVAQKVAQRDHLVSVRRRAQEAARAAQGGDLDILIGYDLRFWRELGALVGNTYISDFLHRLRVQAWVFAVPYLRHDVGAREWLWHGHPELVAAITLGDRDAVCAVMDDYNAHALNWADRLAAGDPAHPGHDPEPAGQAPPAEEPQSRP, encoded by the coding sequence ATGCGCGCGAGCGGAGCTGTAACCCGCAGTACGCTGCGGCAGCAGATCGCGGACGCGCTGCGGGACGAAGTGCTTGCCGGGCGTCTGCGGCCGGGGCGGGAGTTCACCGTCAAGCAGATCGCCGAGCAGTACGGCGTCTCCGCGACTCCGGTACGCGAGGCGCTCTTCGACCTCTCCGCGCAGGGCCTGCTCGAATCGGATCAGCACCGCGGCTTCCGCGTGCGGGAGTTCACCGTGGCCGATTACCGGTCGATGGTCGAGGCGCGGACCCTGGTCATCGACGGAGTCATCCGCGGCCTCTTCTGCGGGCCGGTGCTGTCGGTCGCGCAGAAGGTGGCGCAGCGGGACCATCTGGTCTCCGTGCGCCGCAGGGCCCAGGAGGCCGCACGGGCGGCCCAGGGCGGCGACCTCGACATCCTCATCGGCTACGACCTGCGGTTCTGGCGTGAGCTGGGCGCGCTCGTCGGCAACACGTACATCAGCGACTTCCTGCACCGGCTGCGCGTCCAGGCATGGGTGTTCGCGGTGCCGTATCTGCGCCACGACGTGGGTGCCCGGGAGTGGCTGTGGCACGGCCATCCGGAGCTCGTCGCGGCGATCACCCTCGGCGACCGCGACGCGGTGTGCGCGGTGATGGACGACTACAACGCGCACGCGCTGAACTGGGCGGACCGGCTCGCGGCCGGAGACCCGGCGCATCCGGGCCACGATCCGGAGCCGGCCGGACAGGCCCCGCCCGCCGAGGAGCCGCAGTCGCGGCCGTAA
- a CDS encoding SLATT domain-containing protein, which produces MSQPEMQPEGPPRNEPGSTGSAGSSGSGSRARGRGRDLTGAPFPLGDWGEPAERLDELYRWVEADALRTADWYLNDRVWKRRGARALRISTAAGAVAGAALPLLDLTGALSGAAGWGYLSLLLGAASMACDRFFGLTSGWIRNLATAQAVQRRLQVLQFDWASECVREVLGPTEGTASEAAERCLGVLRRFSEDITELVRTETADWMVEFRAGPAPMGMQALSSGSGGGGRTDQGALPGRFPMQTMARPNMPRQRPPESPR; this is translated from the coding sequence GTGAGTCAGCCGGAGATGCAGCCCGAAGGGCCGCCCCGCAACGAGCCCGGTTCGACCGGCTCGGCCGGTTCCTCCGGTTCGGGCTCCCGCGCACGCGGCCGGGGCCGGGATCTGACCGGCGCACCGTTCCCGCTCGGCGACTGGGGCGAGCCCGCCGAACGCCTCGACGAGCTGTACCGCTGGGTCGAGGCCGATGCGCTGCGCACCGCCGACTGGTATCTGAACGACCGGGTGTGGAAGCGGCGCGGCGCCAGGGCCCTGCGGATCAGTACGGCGGCCGGGGCGGTCGCGGGCGCCGCGCTGCCGTTGCTCGATCTCACCGGTGCCCTGAGCGGGGCGGCGGGATGGGGCTATCTGTCCCTGCTGCTGGGCGCCGCGAGCATGGCCTGCGACCGGTTCTTCGGTCTGACCTCGGGCTGGATAAGGAACCTCGCCACCGCCCAGGCCGTGCAGCGGCGGCTTCAGGTGCTGCAGTTCGACTGGGCGTCGGAGTGCGTACGGGAGGTGCTCGGCCCGACCGAGGGCACGGCCAGCGAGGCCGCCGAGCGGTGCCTGGGGGTGCTGCGGCGGTTCTCGGAGGACATCACGGAGCTCGTGCGGACCGAGACCGCGGACTGGATGGTGGAGTTCCGGGCCGGGCCTGCGCCGATGGGGATGCAGGCGTTGTCGTCGGGCAGCGGGGGCGGGGGGCGTACGGACCAGGGGGCGCTGCCGGGCCGGTTCCCGATGCAGACGATGGCCCGGCCGAACATGCCGCGGCAGCGGCCTCCGGAGTCCCCGCGGTGA
- a CDS encoding DUF5063 domain-containing protein has protein sequence MSDATLNSVTQDPDDFAVQIADQIKTFIVAVTEVSKVEEPEEAVPVLLLQVSQLLLAGGRLGAYEDIVPDERYEPDLGAEPDADGLRERFAALLEPIDVYSEVFDPYEPRKAPVPARISDGLADLVTDLRHGLAHYEEGRTTEALWWWQFSYFSNWGSTASATLRALQSLIAHIRLNQPLQELDGLDTDSDAVDDDLAEEAGRVMAEEIAGPLGLRPVQ, from the coding sequence ATGTCTGACGCCACGCTGAACTCCGTCACGCAGGATCCGGACGACTTCGCCGTCCAGATCGCCGACCAGATCAAGACGTTCATCGTCGCGGTCACCGAGGTGTCCAAGGTCGAGGAGCCCGAGGAGGCCGTCCCCGTCCTGCTGCTCCAGGTCTCCCAGCTGCTGCTGGCGGGCGGCAGGCTCGGCGCGTACGAGGACATCGTCCCCGACGAGCGCTACGAGCCGGATCTCGGCGCGGAGCCGGACGCCGACGGTCTGCGCGAGCGGTTCGCCGCCCTGCTGGAGCCGATCGATGTCTACTCCGAGGTCTTCGACCCGTACGAGCCGCGCAAGGCCCCGGTCCCGGCCCGTATCTCCGACGGCCTGGCCGACCTGGTCACCGACCTGCGCCACGGCCTGGCCCACTACGAAGAGGGCCGCACGACCGAGGCCCTGTGGTGGTGGCAGTTCTCCTACTTCTCCAACTGGGGCTCCACCGCATCCGCCACCTTGCGCGCCCTCCAGTCCCTGATCGCCCACATCCGGCTCAACCAGCCCCTCCAGGAACTGGACGGGCTGGACACGGACTCGGATGCGGTCGACGACGACCTGGCCGAGGAGGCGGGCCGGGTGATGGCGGAGGAGATCGCGGGACCGCTGGGACTGCGGCCCGTGCAGTAG
- a CDS encoding pyridoxamine 5'-phosphate oxidase family protein: MTDTVSVPPHDRQLPETARTRHRRLREQGSLDRDVLDAILGAGFVCHLGVTVDGNLLVVPTVYGSDGTTLYFHGSVASRSLVASPEATVCVTVTHVDGLVLARSVFEHGVNYRSAMVFGIPRLITDPDEKLAGLRCLTEQATPGQWDYARRPSRKELAATSLLALPLDEASVKIRTGAPDDGDSEDAQLGLWAGVLPLHTTWGELQPDPLLPPGIQAPAHLSQRARTAMD, encoded by the coding sequence GTGACCGACACCGTGAGCGTTCCGCCCCATGACCGGCAGCTGCCGGAGACCGCACGCACCCGCCACCGCCGCCTCCGTGAGCAGGGGAGCCTCGACCGCGACGTACTCGACGCGATCCTCGGGGCCGGCTTCGTCTGCCATCTCGGTGTCACCGTCGACGGAAACCTCCTGGTGGTCCCCACCGTCTACGGCTCCGACGGCACCACCCTCTACTTCCACGGCTCCGTCGCCAGCCGCAGCCTGGTCGCCTCCCCCGAAGCGACCGTCTGTGTCACCGTCACCCATGTCGACGGCCTCGTCCTGGCGCGTTCGGTCTTCGAGCACGGCGTCAACTACCGCAGTGCCATGGTCTTCGGCATCCCCCGCCTGATCACCGACCCGGACGAGAAGCTCGCGGGCCTGCGCTGCCTGACCGAGCAGGCGACACCCGGCCAGTGGGACTACGCCCGCCGCCCCAGCCGCAAGGAACTCGCCGCGACGTCCCTGCTCGCTCTGCCGCTGGACGAGGCATCGGTGAAGATACGTACCGGGGCACCGGACGACGGCGACAGCGAGGACGCACAACTCGGCCTGTGGGCGGGCGTGCTGCCCCTGCACACGACCTGGGGCGAACTGCAACCGGACCCCCTGCTGCCCCCGGGCATCCAGGCCCCGGCCCATCTGAGCCAACGGGCCCGCACAGCGATGGACTGA
- the recR gene encoding recombination mediator RecR → MYEGVVQDLIDELGRLPGVGPKSAQRIAFHILQAEPTDVRRLAHALLEVKDKVRFCSVCGNVAQQEQCNICRDARRDQTVICVVEEPKDVVAVERTREFRGRYHVLGGAISPIEGVGPDDLRIRELLARLADGSITELILATDPNLEGEATATYLARMIKPMGLRVTRLASGLPVGGDLEYADEVTLGRAFEGRRLLDV, encoded by the coding sequence TTGTACGAAGGCGTGGTTCAGGACCTCATCGACGAGTTGGGCAGGCTGCCCGGCGTCGGTCCCAAGAGCGCGCAGCGGATCGCTTTCCACATCCTGCAGGCCGAGCCGACCGATGTGCGCCGTCTCGCCCATGCCCTCCTCGAGGTCAAGGACAAGGTCCGGTTCTGTTCGGTCTGCGGCAACGTCGCCCAGCAGGAACAGTGCAATATCTGCCGGGACGCGCGCCGCGACCAGACGGTCATCTGTGTGGTCGAGGAACCGAAGGATGTCGTCGCGGTCGAGCGGACCCGTGAGTTCCGGGGCCGATACCACGTGCTCGGCGGCGCGATCAGTCCGATCGAGGGCGTCGGGCCCGACGACCTGCGCATCCGTGAACTGCTCGCCCGTCTCGCCGACGGGTCGATCACGGAACTGATCCTGGCCACCGACCCCAACCTGGAGGGCGAGGCCACCGCGACGTACCTGGCACGGATGATCAAGCCGATGGGCCTGCGGGTCACCAGACTGGCCAGTGGTCTGCCGGTCGGCGGCGATCTGGAGTACGCGGACGAGGTCACCCTGGGCCGCGCCTTCGAGGGGAGGCGCCTGCTCGATGTCTGA
- a CDS encoding protein kinase domain-containing protein has protein sequence MEKLGPAAPQRIGAYRLLGRLGAGGMGQVYLARSDRGRTVAIKLVRGDLAVQPEFRDRFRQEVRAARQVGSAWTAPVLDADTEAAVPWVATGYVAGPSLQATVSGRAGARAEAASGTYGPLPERSVHILGAGLAHALQAIHAAGLIHRDLKPSNILLTIDGPRVIDFGIARALDTVAGGGLTRTGALVGSPGFMAPEQVRGERVTPACDVFCLGSVLAYASTGRLPFGSSDSGVHAQMFRIAQEDPDLTGVPVDLVELIRDCLSKDPASRPTTDAILERLADDDTAEPWLPGALIAQLGRHAVKLLDSEDPEESAEEVAEEAPLPDMAPPPPPTPADRPVRTLPTIVGAPTPTPAPAPPPGPPSPAYGYPQLPAQPHPGQGFGPQQNHPGYGYPQQHQPRNHPQQPQQPQPGFGAAPPYGPLYPGAPQPVPEPVRRGKASTIALIAIAVLVAIGAGGSVYALMSDNGPGHDPSPTASPSASDSPGVDDPSPVDPDPDPPSSDDRKNSDGPVPAGYLGTWSGSIDNAAGHSTRNLVIRQGTVGQTVLTLTADGPLDTGGSYHCVFQAALTAEPSPSGPVEVGPSTVTVGEPMSSCTAGKATTLNLLPDGSLRRENTDSGEQLTYTKAD, from the coding sequence ATGGAAAAGCTCGGGCCCGCCGCCCCACAACGCATCGGCGCCTACCGCCTGCTGGGCAGGCTCGGCGCAGGCGGCATGGGCCAGGTCTATCTGGCCCGCTCCGACCGCGGCCGCACCGTCGCGATCAAGCTGGTACGCGGCGACCTCGCCGTGCAGCCGGAGTTCCGCGACCGCTTCCGCCAGGAAGTGCGGGCCGCCCGCCAGGTCGGCTCCGCCTGGACCGCCCCCGTGCTCGACGCCGACACCGAGGCCGCCGTGCCCTGGGTCGCGACCGGATACGTCGCCGGGCCCTCCCTCCAGGCCACCGTCTCCGGTCGCGCGGGCGCCCGCGCGGAGGCGGCTTCCGGAACGTACGGTCCCCTGCCCGAGCGTTCGGTTCACATCCTGGGTGCCGGTCTCGCCCACGCCCTCCAGGCCATCCACGCCGCCGGACTCATCCACCGCGACCTCAAGCCCTCCAACATCCTGCTGACGATCGACGGGCCGCGCGTCATCGACTTCGGCATAGCCCGGGCACTCGACACCGTGGCCGGCGGCGGCCTCACCCGCACCGGGGCCCTGGTCGGTTCGCCCGGTTTCATGGCCCCCGAGCAGGTGCGCGGCGAGCGTGTGACCCCGGCGTGCGACGTGTTCTGCCTGGGCTCGGTACTGGCGTACGCGTCCACCGGTCGGCTTCCGTTCGGGTCGTCCGACAGCGGCGTGCACGCGCAGATGTTCCGGATCGCCCAGGAGGACCCGGACCTGACCGGCGTCCCCGTGGACCTCGTCGAACTGATCAGGGACTGCCTGAGCAAGGATCCGGCCTCCCGCCCGACGACGGACGCGATCCTGGAACGCCTGGCCGACGACGATACGGCGGAACCCTGGCTTCCGGGTGCGCTCATCGCCCAACTCGGGCGTCATGCGGTCAAGTTGCTCGACTCCGAGGACCCGGAGGAGTCGGCGGAGGAGGTGGCCGAGGAGGCTCCCCTACCGGACATGGCACCCCCACCGCCCCCGACTCCCGCGGACCGTCCCGTCCGCACACTCCCCACGATCGTCGGCGCCCCGACCCCGACCCCCGCGCCCGCCCCGCCCCCCGGACCCCCCTCTCCCGCGTACGGCTACCCGCAGTTGCCCGCCCAGCCGCACCCCGGCCAGGGCTTCGGCCCTCAGCAGAACCACCCCGGGTACGGATATCCGCAGCAGCACCAGCCTCGGAACCACCCACAGCAACCGCAGCAACCGCAGCCCGGCTTCGGTGCCGCACCGCCGTACGGTCCCCTCTACCCCGGCGCCCCGCAGCCCGTCCCCGAGCCCGTCCGCCGCGGCAAGGCATCGACCATCGCGCTCATAGCCATCGCCGTGCTCGTGGCCATAGGCGCGGGCGGGTCCGTCTACGCGCTCATGAGCGACAACGGGCCGGGGCACGACCCGTCCCCCACCGCCTCCCCGTCCGCATCGGACTCGCCCGGCGTCGACGACCCTTCGCCCGTGGACCCGGACCCGGATCCGCCCTCCTCCGACGACCGGAAGAACAGCGACGGCCCCGTCCCGGCCGGCTACCTCGGCACCTGGTCGGGCTCCATCGACAACGCCGCGGGCCACTCCACCCGGAACCTCGTCATCCGGCAGGGCACGGTCGGCCAGACCGTTCTCACGCTCACCGCGGACGGCCCGCTCGACACCGGCGGCTCCTACCACTGCGTCTTCCAGGCGGCCCTGACCGCGGAGCCGTCCCCGAGCGGGCCCGTCGAGGTCGGCCCGTCCACGGTCACGGTCGGCGAGCCCATGTCGTCCTGCACCGCGGGCAAGGCCACCACGCTCAACCTGCTCCCGGACGGCTCCCTGCGGCGCGAGAACACGGACAGCGGCGAGCAGCTCACGTACACCAAGGCCGACTGA